In Panthera leo isolate Ple1 chromosome B3, P.leo_Ple1_pat1.1, whole genome shotgun sequence, a single genomic region encodes these proteins:
- the MINAR1 gene encoding major intrinsically disordered Notch2-binding receptor 1 isoform X6 codes for MKTERTGAFSVGREALTSSAMDTNQDTSLFLMKILEELDSKQNTVSYQDLCKSLCARFDLSQLAKLRSVLFYTACLDPNFPATLFKEKMKCPGNNQQSKKIMVAADVVTIFNLIQMNGGAAKGKLPTGRQKGRHKEAPFEPCGSDAEACAAAQCEPLGCELGDRPFRRGYPARQASQGRKADPKDRPPQFVPASEPNFLLGVGKEPKSRAASLDRLQALAPYSIASPQPCEMQRTYFPMNIESEPVSDQDSLPMSQGGSTEPFVIQSCVQKRNIFKEDFHNLMAVSPTLVGPASKGEAERGEPRGHPEPHGTPLFNRSFEMPCNSQYLNRTYSPVPDKRRAKHESLDDLQASTYFGPTPVTGAQEARRCAGRPGKQTPWPAKSWSLNTEEVPDFERSFLNRNPSEEKLRYPHPSSQTPSFPAPDRRPTYLAPSDPQQVLPGGYAAKPDGLKPKEVSSPVDLEKREPVRKFKDKSISCTGGQLSSDTSSVGTQTEQHVLEPKKYKDLCASGQSKYSDRHAMRQSDDDSEVVSDDISDIFRFLDDMSISGSTGVMQSSCYNSTGSLSQLHKSDCDSSPEHSVTKIANGLPGSKGEKGSRPEGSSHRSEEELKTSVCRLVLRIGEIERKLESLSGVREEISQVLGKLNKLDQKMQQPEKAGVQVDLNSWTSEAPSDESASPRMFRGHSGPRGPKPENAADWCCSEASGSNSESLRVKALKKSLFTRPSSRSLTEENSATESKIASTSNSPRDWRTITYASRVGLGEEEVKDRGPGESKDWHQKSKEAAGPYSVPPQHRLPKQCKDSFLVEQVFSPHPYPASLKAHMKSDPLYADMRLTELAEVKRGQPSWTIEEYARNAGDKGKLTALDLQHVG; via the exons ATGAAAACCG AACGGACTGGAGCATTCAGCGTCGGCCGCGAGGCTCTGACGTCCTCAGCCATGGACACCAACCAGGACACTTCCCTCTTCCTGATGAAGATCTTGGAGGAGCTGGACAGCAAGCAAAACACCGTTTCCTACCAGGACCTGTGCAAGTCCCTGTGTGCCCGCTTCGACCTGTCCCAGCTCGCCAAACTGAGAAGCGTGCTCTTCTACACGGCCTGTCTGGACCCCAACTTCCCGGCCACGCTGTTCAAGGAGAAGATGAAGTGCCCCGGGAACAACCAGCAGTCGAAGAAGATCATGGTGGCCGCGGACGTCGTGACCATATTCAACCTGATCCAGATGAACGGGGGCGCGGCCAAGGGCAAGCTGCCCACGGGCCGGCAGAAGGGGCGCCACAAGGAGGCGCCCTTCGAGCCCTGCGGGTCGGACGCGGAGGCCTGTGCCGCGGCCCAGTGCGAGCCCCTCGGCTGCGAGCTGGGCGACAGGCCCTTCCGCCGGGGCTACCCCGCCCGCCAGGCGTCCCAGGGCCGGAAGGCGGACCCCAAGGACCGCCCGCCGCAGTTCGTGCCTGCCTCCGAGCCCAACTTCCTGCTGGGCGTCGGCAAGGAGCCGAAGAGCCGCGCGGCCTCCCTGGACCGGCTGCAGGCGCTGGCGCCCTACTCCAtcgccagcccccagccctgtgaGATGCAGAGAACCTACTTCCCCATGAACATCGAGAGCGAGCCCGTCTCAGACCAGGACTCCCTGCCCATGAGCCAGGGTGGCAGCACGGAGCCCTTTGTCATCCAGTCCTGTGTCCAGAAGAGGAACATCTTTAAGGAGGATTTTCACAACCTGATGGCCGTGTCGCCCACGCTGGTTGGCCCCGCCAGCAAGGGAGAGGCCGAGCGTGGGGAGCCCCGGGGGCACCCGGAGCCCCACGGGACACCCTTGTTCAACCGCAGCTTTGAGATGCCCTGCAACAGCCAGTACCTGAACCGCACGTACTCCCCGGTGCCCGACAAGAGGCGGGCCAAACACGAGAGCTTAGACGACCTTCAGGCCTCCACGTATTTTGGGCCCACTCCAGTGACGGGGGCGCAGGAAGCCAGGCGCTGCGCGGGGAGGCCGGGCAAGCAGACCCCCTGGCCGGCCAAAAGCTGGAGCCTCAACACCGAGGAGGTCCCTGACTTTGAACGGTCCTTCCTGAACAGAAACCCCTCTGAGGAGAAGCTGCGATATCCACACCCCAGCAGCCAGACCCCCAGTTTCCCAGCCCCAGACAGGCGGCCCACTTACCTCGCGCCAAGCGACCCACAGCAGGTCCTTCCCGGGGGCTACGCGGCAAAACCAGACGGGCTCAAACCTAAAGAGGTCTCGTCCCCCGTTGACCTGGAGAAGCGCGAGCCGGTCAGAAAGTTCAAAGACAAGAGCATTAGCTGCACGGGGGGGCAGCTCAGCTCAGACACCAGCAGCGTGGGCACCCAGACCGAGCAGCACGTGTTGGAGCCCAAGAAGTACAAGGACCTGTGCGCCTCCGGGCAGAGCAAGTACAGTGACAGGCACGCCATGAGGCAGTCGGACGACGACTCGGAGGTCGTCAGCGATGACATCAGCGACATTTTTCGATTTCTTGACGACATGAGCATCAGTGGCTCCACGGGGGTGATGCAGTCCTCCTGCTACAACAGCACAGGGTCCTTGTCTCAGCTTCACAAGTCAGACTGTGACAGTTCGCCGGAGCACAGCGTAACCAAAATCGCCAACGGGCTTCCCGGTAGCAAAGGAGAAAAGGGCAGCCGGCCCGAAGGCAGCAGCCACCGCTCCGAAGAGGAGCTGAAGACCAGTGTGTGCAGGCTGGTGCTGAGGATCGGCGAAATCGAGCGGAAGCTTGAGTCGCTGTCGGGTGTCCGCGAGGAAATTTCGCAGGTCCTGGGCAAGCTAAATAAGCTGGATCAGAAAATGCAGCAACCCGAGAAGGCGGGTGTGCAGGTCGACCTGAATTCCTGGACGAGCGAGGCTCCGTCCGACGAGAGCGCCTCTCCCCGGATGTTTCGTGGGCACAGCGGCCCCCGTGGACCCAAACCCGAGAACGCGGCCGACTGGTGCTGCTCAGAGGCCAGCGGAAGCAACAGCGAGAGCCTCCGCGTCAAGGCCTTAAAAAAGAGCCTCTTCACCAGGCCGTCCTCGAGGTCCCTGACGGAGGAGAACAGCGCCACGGAGTCCAAAATCGCCAGCACCTCCAACTCGCCCAGAGACTGGCGCACCATCACCTACGCCAGCCGCGTGGGCCTCGgtgaggaggaggtgaaggacaGGGGCCCCGGGGAGAGTAAGGACTGGCACCAGAAGTCCAAAGAG GCGGCCGGGCCATACAGCGTCCCCCCGCAGCACCGACTGCCCAAGCAGTGCAAGGACAGCTTCCTGGTGGAGCAGGTGTTCAGCCCGCACCCCTACCCCGCCTCCCTCAAAGCCCACATGAAGAGTGACCCCCTGTACGCGGACATGCGGCTGACGGAACTGGCCGAGGTGAAGCGGGGCCAGCCCTCCTGGACCATCGAGGAGTACGCAAGGAACGCGGGTGACAAGGGCAAGCTGACGGCCCTAGACCTGCAG CACGTGGGATAA
- the MINAR1 gene encoding major intrinsically disordered Notch2-binding receptor 1 isoform X1 produces the protein MKTERTGAFSVGREALTSSAMDTNQDTSLFLMKILEELDSKQNTVSYQDLCKSLCARFDLSQLAKLRSVLFYTACLDPNFPATLFKEKMKCPGNNQQSKKIMVAADVVTIFNLIQMNGGAAKGKLPTGRQKGRHKEAPFEPCGSDAEACAAAQCEPLGCELGDRPFRRGYPARQASQGRKADPKDRPPQFVPASEPNFLLGVGKEPKSRAASLDRLQALAPYSIASPQPCEMQRTYFPMNIESEPVSDQDSLPMSQGGSTEPFVIQSCVQKRNIFKEDFHNLMAVSPTLVGPASKGEAERGEPRGHPEPHGTPLFNRSFEMPCNSQYLNRTYSPVPDKRRAKHESLDDLQASTYFGPTPVTGAQEARRCAGRPGKQTPWPAKSWSLNTEEVPDFERSFLNRNPSEEKLRYPHPSSQTPSFPAPDRRPTYLAPSDPQQVLPGGYAAKPDGLKPKEVSSPVDLEKREPVRKFKDKSISCTGGQLSSDTSSVGTQTEQHVLEPKKYKDLCASGQSKYSDRHAMRQSDDDSEVVSDDISDIFRFLDDMSISGSTGVMQSSCYNSTGSLSQLHKSDCDSSPEHSVTKIANGLPGSKGEKGSRPEGSSHRSEEELKTSVCRLVLRIGEIERKLESLSGVREEISQVLGKLNKLDQKMQQPEKAGVQVDLNSWTSEAPSDESASPRMFRGHSGPRGPKPENAADWCCSEASGSNSESLRVKALKKSLFTRPSSRSLTEENSATESKIASTSNSPRDWRTITYASRVGLGEEEVKDRGPGESKDWHQKSKEAAGPYSVPPQHRLPKQCKDSFLVEQVFSPHPYPASLKAHMKSDPLYADMRLTELAEVKRGQPSWTIEEYARNAGDKGKLTALDLQLPVRLRLRSECTSSSFVAHETWDRASRNTSRFLLPHVARGINICVHVEQPQTQESLNPNNLEYWMEDVYTPGYDSLLKRKEAEFRRAKVCKIAALVAAAACTVILVVVVPICTMKS, from the exons ATGAAAACCG AACGGACTGGAGCATTCAGCGTCGGCCGCGAGGCTCTGACGTCCTCAGCCATGGACACCAACCAGGACACTTCCCTCTTCCTGATGAAGATCTTGGAGGAGCTGGACAGCAAGCAAAACACCGTTTCCTACCAGGACCTGTGCAAGTCCCTGTGTGCCCGCTTCGACCTGTCCCAGCTCGCCAAACTGAGAAGCGTGCTCTTCTACACGGCCTGTCTGGACCCCAACTTCCCGGCCACGCTGTTCAAGGAGAAGATGAAGTGCCCCGGGAACAACCAGCAGTCGAAGAAGATCATGGTGGCCGCGGACGTCGTGACCATATTCAACCTGATCCAGATGAACGGGGGCGCGGCCAAGGGCAAGCTGCCCACGGGCCGGCAGAAGGGGCGCCACAAGGAGGCGCCCTTCGAGCCCTGCGGGTCGGACGCGGAGGCCTGTGCCGCGGCCCAGTGCGAGCCCCTCGGCTGCGAGCTGGGCGACAGGCCCTTCCGCCGGGGCTACCCCGCCCGCCAGGCGTCCCAGGGCCGGAAGGCGGACCCCAAGGACCGCCCGCCGCAGTTCGTGCCTGCCTCCGAGCCCAACTTCCTGCTGGGCGTCGGCAAGGAGCCGAAGAGCCGCGCGGCCTCCCTGGACCGGCTGCAGGCGCTGGCGCCCTACTCCAtcgccagcccccagccctgtgaGATGCAGAGAACCTACTTCCCCATGAACATCGAGAGCGAGCCCGTCTCAGACCAGGACTCCCTGCCCATGAGCCAGGGTGGCAGCACGGAGCCCTTTGTCATCCAGTCCTGTGTCCAGAAGAGGAACATCTTTAAGGAGGATTTTCACAACCTGATGGCCGTGTCGCCCACGCTGGTTGGCCCCGCCAGCAAGGGAGAGGCCGAGCGTGGGGAGCCCCGGGGGCACCCGGAGCCCCACGGGACACCCTTGTTCAACCGCAGCTTTGAGATGCCCTGCAACAGCCAGTACCTGAACCGCACGTACTCCCCGGTGCCCGACAAGAGGCGGGCCAAACACGAGAGCTTAGACGACCTTCAGGCCTCCACGTATTTTGGGCCCACTCCAGTGACGGGGGCGCAGGAAGCCAGGCGCTGCGCGGGGAGGCCGGGCAAGCAGACCCCCTGGCCGGCCAAAAGCTGGAGCCTCAACACCGAGGAGGTCCCTGACTTTGAACGGTCCTTCCTGAACAGAAACCCCTCTGAGGAGAAGCTGCGATATCCACACCCCAGCAGCCAGACCCCCAGTTTCCCAGCCCCAGACAGGCGGCCCACTTACCTCGCGCCAAGCGACCCACAGCAGGTCCTTCCCGGGGGCTACGCGGCAAAACCAGACGGGCTCAAACCTAAAGAGGTCTCGTCCCCCGTTGACCTGGAGAAGCGCGAGCCGGTCAGAAAGTTCAAAGACAAGAGCATTAGCTGCACGGGGGGGCAGCTCAGCTCAGACACCAGCAGCGTGGGCACCCAGACCGAGCAGCACGTGTTGGAGCCCAAGAAGTACAAGGACCTGTGCGCCTCCGGGCAGAGCAAGTACAGTGACAGGCACGCCATGAGGCAGTCGGACGACGACTCGGAGGTCGTCAGCGATGACATCAGCGACATTTTTCGATTTCTTGACGACATGAGCATCAGTGGCTCCACGGGGGTGATGCAGTCCTCCTGCTACAACAGCACAGGGTCCTTGTCTCAGCTTCACAAGTCAGACTGTGACAGTTCGCCGGAGCACAGCGTAACCAAAATCGCCAACGGGCTTCCCGGTAGCAAAGGAGAAAAGGGCAGCCGGCCCGAAGGCAGCAGCCACCGCTCCGAAGAGGAGCTGAAGACCAGTGTGTGCAGGCTGGTGCTGAGGATCGGCGAAATCGAGCGGAAGCTTGAGTCGCTGTCGGGTGTCCGCGAGGAAATTTCGCAGGTCCTGGGCAAGCTAAATAAGCTGGATCAGAAAATGCAGCAACCCGAGAAGGCGGGTGTGCAGGTCGACCTGAATTCCTGGACGAGCGAGGCTCCGTCCGACGAGAGCGCCTCTCCCCGGATGTTTCGTGGGCACAGCGGCCCCCGTGGACCCAAACCCGAGAACGCGGCCGACTGGTGCTGCTCAGAGGCCAGCGGAAGCAACAGCGAGAGCCTCCGCGTCAAGGCCTTAAAAAAGAGCCTCTTCACCAGGCCGTCCTCGAGGTCCCTGACGGAGGAGAACAGCGCCACGGAGTCCAAAATCGCCAGCACCTCCAACTCGCCCAGAGACTGGCGCACCATCACCTACGCCAGCCGCGTGGGCCTCGgtgaggaggaggtgaaggacaGGGGCCCCGGGGAGAGTAAGGACTGGCACCAGAAGTCCAAAGAG GCGGCCGGGCCATACAGCGTCCCCCCGCAGCACCGACTGCCCAAGCAGTGCAAGGACAGCTTCCTGGTGGAGCAGGTGTTCAGCCCGCACCCCTACCCCGCCTCCCTCAAAGCCCACATGAAGAGTGACCCCCTGTACGCGGACATGCGGCTGACGGAACTGGCCGAGGTGAAGCGGGGCCAGCCCTCCTGGACCATCGAGGAGTACGCAAGGAACGCGGGTGACAAGGGCAAGCTGACGGCCCTAGACCTGCAG CTACCGGTGCGTTTAAGGCTCCGTAGCGAGTGTACATCCTCCTCGTTCGTTGCCCACGAGACCTGGGACAGAGCTTCACGAAACACCAGCCGATTTCTCCTTCCACATGTAGCACGTGGGATAAACATATGTGTCCATGTGGAACAGCCCCAG ACGCAGGAGTCCTTAAACCCAAACAACTTAGAATACTGGATGGAGGATGTTTATACCCCGGGCTACGACTCGTTACTGAAGCGTAAGGAAGCCGAGTTCAGACGAGCCAAGGTCTGCAAGATCGCCGCTCTGGTCGCCGCTGCCGCGTGCACGGTCATCCTCGTGGTTGTCGTGCCCATCTGCACGATGAAATCCTGA
- the MINAR1 gene encoding major intrinsically disordered Notch2-binding receptor 1 isoform X3, which yields MKTERTGAFSVGREALTSSAMDTNQDTSLFLMKILEELDSKQNTVSYQDLCKSLCARFDLSQLAKLRSVLFYTACLDPNFPATLFKEKMKCPGNNQQSKKIMVAADVVTIFNLIQMNGGAAKGKLPTGRQKGRHKEAPFEPCGSDAEACAAAQCEPLGCELGDRPFRRGYPARQASQGRKADPKDRPPQFVPASEPNFLLGVGKEPKSRAASLDRLQALAPYSIASPQPCEMQRTYFPMNIESEPVSDQDSLPMSQGGSTEPFVIQSCVQKRNIFKEDFHNLMAVSPTLVGPASKGEAERGEPRGHPEPHGTPLFNRSFEMPCNSQYLNRTYSPVPDKRRAKHESLDDLQASTYFGPTPVTGAQEARRCAGRPGKQTPWPAKSWSLNTEEVPDFERSFLNRNPSEEKLRYPHPSSQTPSFPAPDRRPTYLAPSDPQQVLPGGYAAKPDGLKPKEVSSPVDLEKREPVRKFKDKSISCTGGQLSSDTSSVGTQTEQHVLEPKKYKDLCASGQSKYSDRHAMRQSDDDSEVVSDDISDIFRFLDDMSISGSTGVMQSSCYNSTGSLSQLHKSDCDSSPEHSVTKIANGLPGSKGEKGSRPEGSSHRSEEELKTSVCRLVLRIGEIERKLESLSGVREEISQVLGKLNKLDQKMQQPEKAGVQVDLNSWTSEAPSDESASPRMFRGHSGPRGPKPENAADWCCSEASGSNSESLRVKALKKSLFTRPSSRSLTEENSATESKIASTSNSPRDWRTITYASRVGLGEEEVKDRGPGESKDWHQKSKEAAGPYSVPPQHRLPKQCKDSFLVEQVFSPHPYPASLKAHMKSDPLYADMRLTELAEVKRGQPSWTIEEYARNAGDKGKLTALDLQTQESLNPNNLEYWMEDVYTPGYDSLLKRKEAEFRRAKVCKIAALVAAAACTVILVVVVPICTMKS from the exons ATGAAAACCG AACGGACTGGAGCATTCAGCGTCGGCCGCGAGGCTCTGACGTCCTCAGCCATGGACACCAACCAGGACACTTCCCTCTTCCTGATGAAGATCTTGGAGGAGCTGGACAGCAAGCAAAACACCGTTTCCTACCAGGACCTGTGCAAGTCCCTGTGTGCCCGCTTCGACCTGTCCCAGCTCGCCAAACTGAGAAGCGTGCTCTTCTACACGGCCTGTCTGGACCCCAACTTCCCGGCCACGCTGTTCAAGGAGAAGATGAAGTGCCCCGGGAACAACCAGCAGTCGAAGAAGATCATGGTGGCCGCGGACGTCGTGACCATATTCAACCTGATCCAGATGAACGGGGGCGCGGCCAAGGGCAAGCTGCCCACGGGCCGGCAGAAGGGGCGCCACAAGGAGGCGCCCTTCGAGCCCTGCGGGTCGGACGCGGAGGCCTGTGCCGCGGCCCAGTGCGAGCCCCTCGGCTGCGAGCTGGGCGACAGGCCCTTCCGCCGGGGCTACCCCGCCCGCCAGGCGTCCCAGGGCCGGAAGGCGGACCCCAAGGACCGCCCGCCGCAGTTCGTGCCTGCCTCCGAGCCCAACTTCCTGCTGGGCGTCGGCAAGGAGCCGAAGAGCCGCGCGGCCTCCCTGGACCGGCTGCAGGCGCTGGCGCCCTACTCCAtcgccagcccccagccctgtgaGATGCAGAGAACCTACTTCCCCATGAACATCGAGAGCGAGCCCGTCTCAGACCAGGACTCCCTGCCCATGAGCCAGGGTGGCAGCACGGAGCCCTTTGTCATCCAGTCCTGTGTCCAGAAGAGGAACATCTTTAAGGAGGATTTTCACAACCTGATGGCCGTGTCGCCCACGCTGGTTGGCCCCGCCAGCAAGGGAGAGGCCGAGCGTGGGGAGCCCCGGGGGCACCCGGAGCCCCACGGGACACCCTTGTTCAACCGCAGCTTTGAGATGCCCTGCAACAGCCAGTACCTGAACCGCACGTACTCCCCGGTGCCCGACAAGAGGCGGGCCAAACACGAGAGCTTAGACGACCTTCAGGCCTCCACGTATTTTGGGCCCACTCCAGTGACGGGGGCGCAGGAAGCCAGGCGCTGCGCGGGGAGGCCGGGCAAGCAGACCCCCTGGCCGGCCAAAAGCTGGAGCCTCAACACCGAGGAGGTCCCTGACTTTGAACGGTCCTTCCTGAACAGAAACCCCTCTGAGGAGAAGCTGCGATATCCACACCCCAGCAGCCAGACCCCCAGTTTCCCAGCCCCAGACAGGCGGCCCACTTACCTCGCGCCAAGCGACCCACAGCAGGTCCTTCCCGGGGGCTACGCGGCAAAACCAGACGGGCTCAAACCTAAAGAGGTCTCGTCCCCCGTTGACCTGGAGAAGCGCGAGCCGGTCAGAAAGTTCAAAGACAAGAGCATTAGCTGCACGGGGGGGCAGCTCAGCTCAGACACCAGCAGCGTGGGCACCCAGACCGAGCAGCACGTGTTGGAGCCCAAGAAGTACAAGGACCTGTGCGCCTCCGGGCAGAGCAAGTACAGTGACAGGCACGCCATGAGGCAGTCGGACGACGACTCGGAGGTCGTCAGCGATGACATCAGCGACATTTTTCGATTTCTTGACGACATGAGCATCAGTGGCTCCACGGGGGTGATGCAGTCCTCCTGCTACAACAGCACAGGGTCCTTGTCTCAGCTTCACAAGTCAGACTGTGACAGTTCGCCGGAGCACAGCGTAACCAAAATCGCCAACGGGCTTCCCGGTAGCAAAGGAGAAAAGGGCAGCCGGCCCGAAGGCAGCAGCCACCGCTCCGAAGAGGAGCTGAAGACCAGTGTGTGCAGGCTGGTGCTGAGGATCGGCGAAATCGAGCGGAAGCTTGAGTCGCTGTCGGGTGTCCGCGAGGAAATTTCGCAGGTCCTGGGCAAGCTAAATAAGCTGGATCAGAAAATGCAGCAACCCGAGAAGGCGGGTGTGCAGGTCGACCTGAATTCCTGGACGAGCGAGGCTCCGTCCGACGAGAGCGCCTCTCCCCGGATGTTTCGTGGGCACAGCGGCCCCCGTGGACCCAAACCCGAGAACGCGGCCGACTGGTGCTGCTCAGAGGCCAGCGGAAGCAACAGCGAGAGCCTCCGCGTCAAGGCCTTAAAAAAGAGCCTCTTCACCAGGCCGTCCTCGAGGTCCCTGACGGAGGAGAACAGCGCCACGGAGTCCAAAATCGCCAGCACCTCCAACTCGCCCAGAGACTGGCGCACCATCACCTACGCCAGCCGCGTGGGCCTCGgtgaggaggaggtgaaggacaGGGGCCCCGGGGAGAGTAAGGACTGGCACCAGAAGTCCAAAGAG GCGGCCGGGCCATACAGCGTCCCCCCGCAGCACCGACTGCCCAAGCAGTGCAAGGACAGCTTCCTGGTGGAGCAGGTGTTCAGCCCGCACCCCTACCCCGCCTCCCTCAAAGCCCACATGAAGAGTGACCCCCTGTACGCGGACATGCGGCTGACGGAACTGGCCGAGGTGAAGCGGGGCCAGCCCTCCTGGACCATCGAGGAGTACGCAAGGAACGCGGGTGACAAGGGCAAGCTGACGGCCCTAGACCTGCAG ACGCAGGAGTCCTTAAACCCAAACAACTTAGAATACTGGATGGAGGATGTTTATACCCCGGGCTACGACTCGTTACTGAAGCGTAAGGAAGCCGAGTTCAGACGAGCCAAGGTCTGCAAGATCGCCGCTCTGGTCGCCGCTGCCGCGTGCACGGTCATCCTCGTGGTTGTCGTGCCCATCTGCACGATGAAATCCTGA